In Legionella israelensis, the genomic window TAGATTACGTTCTTCCTCCATAAGCAAAATCAATATATGCTGAGGCGATTTCTAGATGCATAGGTATATTATAAGCAACAAATTGCTCAGGAGAGTTAAATTTTGTTTTGCTCACCACCGTCGTCCATATTTAATTCTATGTCGTTGAAAGTATCCAAATACATTTGGTCGTCAAATTTATTTATTAGTGATGTTTTAACAGAGTTTTTTAAAGTTCTGCACATATCCACAAGGGATTTGCTATTATTAGGCTTATCTTCAACATATTTAAATGCCAGACAGAAACTTTTATAATAATTTGATAGTGTCTTAAAGCTTATATTGTTATTATTTATACTTTGGTATAGAACAATGGCTCCAATTAAGAAGTTTTTTGTTCTATTAGTATAGATATCCAAATATTTCGGGTAATTTGAGGTGTGCTCACAAAAGAAATAACTTCTATTCTTCTTTATACTGGGTGTTTGCGATTTTAAATGGTTTTTGGCCAATTGTTTTGCTTCGCTTAAATCGCCTTGTTTAAATGCATCAAAAAATTTCTTGGCATCCCTATCCACGCTTAATTCACTATACTTTCCATCAACCCATCTTTCTCGTTCATTGACAATCCATGAATAAACGGCTGCGCCAGGGAACTCCGGAAAATAATTTTTGATTGCTTCATGGATGGGTGATTTAAAATATAATTCTAACAATGTTAGATAAGCCGCATAAATATCATTTTTTACTGAACATTCATTTCCCAAAAAGTAGGCGTCAGTGTATTGTAATGGTTTCCCATTCAACAGAACACCATTGGCATCAAAATAAGAGCATCCATCCAGATCTGCCAAAGCAATTTGTATATCTTCATTTTTCATAAGATATAATATGTTATATAACTTAATATCTTGATGGGCAATATTATGGGAATGCAAAAACTCAATAGCCGTACATAACTGATAAGCAATTGAGTAAAAAATCCTTTTGTAATCCCGCGTAGAATCGAGTTTATCCGATTTAACAAAATCGGATAAATCACCACTGAACTGCTTTTGTATGGCCGCCTGATTCTTTAGATAATAATAATCGGCAAGAATATTATTTTTTCTAGCCAAATCCGAGTTTTCATAAAGCCATTGAACAGCTTGAGTTCGTTCTCTATCCTCAATAGAAGATCGTATTACCCTTATCTTTTCTGGGGTTCTATAAAGGCGTATCAAATTAAGCCCACCCCGTGATAAATATTTTTTTGGCCACTTCGTACTAGGAGAAAATTTTCTTAATTGATCCTTGAAATTCAGTAACGCATCTTTATTTTTTTTTGGCATATTGTACTCACCTATATTTGTTATAATTCTTTGTCTTGTGAACAGCCAAACTGAGTTAAGAATAGATTTCTAAAGAGTTTCTCTTGATCTAAATACATCATTGTAATCATAATTGGGATTCGGGGTTTTAAGTATTTTTAAGCGGTTTTATTAACTCATGACTTTTTTCGAATGTTGGCAGCAGCATAAGCGCTTTTCCTTCGTCCATACTCAATTTTTAAGTTTGCTAAAAAGGACGGTAATTTACATGAACCCTATAAATTTTCAAGGAACATTTGGGTTAAATTACAGAAACGGGACAAATGCGAACTGTAATGCTATATTTGCGCAAAATATTGTAACTGGAGTAACGAAGTGAAAAGATATAAATTTAATGCCGAAGGCTATAGATATTATATAGATAGTGAGATAGAGCTCTCCGAACAAGAGCTATGTAAGATACAAAAAATAATATCCAGCTTTCCGCATGCTTCAAAATCAAGGGAGTCAATTAAACAGTTTTTAGAATTTTCTCCTGATGAAACCCCTAAGTATATTCTTGCTATTACTGCAAATGCTTTTGATTGCTGTGGTAATACAATGTTGGGAGTAGCATGTGAGTATGGCTACTCTGTTAATGCAGTACAAAAATTAATTAACATGGGTGCAAATGTAGATATGCCCGATCACAATATGAATAAGCTAGCACTTCACTGGGCAATAAATAATAAAAAATCATTTAGAGACAAGGGTTCTGTTGAGGCGGTAGAAGTCGTTCGCTGTTTACTTAAAAATGGAGCAAAAACTGATATTAGATGCTATCAAAATGAGACCCTTCTTGAATATGCTAAAAGTCGGGGATTTACAGCAGCAGCCAATTTAATCGAGAGTCACTCCAATAAGCAACCTGAAAATAAATCGAAAATAGGATGTTCTGATCTTGCTTTTTTTTTCACCAATACTACAAAAGAAAAAGAAACTTATTGTGGATTTAAACCTGGATTTCTCTTAAACGATAATTTTTAAATCTATACGTATAATAATCCTTATGCGATGAAAATTCCATCAACTCATCGCATAATTTACTTTTTTGTGCTAGATTATCTATAAATAATCTAATCGCATAATTAGTAATGGCAAAAAACACCCAAATTGAAACCTACATCAATTACCAAAAATCGACTGATAAATCGCCGTTGACCCTGGCAAGTTATCAAAGCGACTTGTTTCAATTTGTAATATGGTTTGAATCGGTTAATAAAACTGATATGAGACTGACCAACATTACTCCAACTGACGCACGTCAATACAAACAACATTTAATTGATTCGGGGCTTAAGGCCCCAACAATTAACCGACGCTTGCTGTCTTTAAAATATTTTTTGGAATGGGGATGGAAAACAAAGAAAATCAAGTATCGATTCCCCTTTCCAAAAACAGTAAAACAATCTCAAGCGATGCCAAAATGGTTGAACCGCAACCAGCAGAACCAATTAATGCGACACGCCGAGCAGTTCGGAAGCAAGCGAGATGCTGCTATTGTGAGAATACTTCTTAATACGGGTTTACGTGTCAGTGAGTTGTGTAATTTAAAGTGGAATGACATAAGCTTAAGTGAACGCAAAGGCCGCCTGTCTATTAATGCTGGCAAGGGCTGTAAATACCGTGAAGTTCCTTTGAATAAAGATGCCAGGATTGCCTTCCAAGACTTGGGATATGCACAACATGCAGGTTCTAATGAATATATTTTTAATGGCCAGCGAGGTGTCCTTAGTCCTCGAGGAATTCAACTGATGTTAAAACGATTGCATACCCCAGAAGACCTTGGCATGATTTCTCCTCATCAATTAAGACATACTTTTTGTAAAAATCTCATCGATGCTGGAATAAGCTTAGAGAAAGTAGCCTCACTTGCAGGGCATGAGCGGTTAGATACAACGAAACTTTACTGTCAACCATCCTTTTCCGATTTAAGTGAGGCTGTAGAAAGGATTGGGGAGATTGAGTAATGCGTTTAATTGAAGTATTACCAAATTATGAAGCCAAGCGTTTTGATAAACCGCCAGTATTAACCCAGGATGAACGAAAATCTTGTTTTCAGGTTGATCTCTCTATTTCATCAATGTTTGATAAAACAAAACAGGATATTAATAAGTTAGGGCTTTTGCTGCAATATGGTTACTTTAAAGTAACTGGTAAATTCTTTACCGCAAAAACATTCAAGTCTGCTGATATAAAAGTTGCTGCAAAAATAATAGGCATCACACCACCAAAGGATTTTATACATCAATATGGTGATAGAACAAGGCAAAAGCATCGGTTATTCATATTGGAAAATACTGGGTTCCTCCCATTTAACAATAAAATAGATTTCTTTGAAGAGGCCATCATAGACATGGTCGATAAACAGATGCATCCTCGCAAACTGTTTTATGCACTAGTTGAGCAGCTAAGACAAAAGAAAATAGAATTGCCAAGCTATGATAGAATCGCAAGAACCATCACGGATAAACTTCATGCATTTGAGGCAAGGGTCACAAAAAATATTGCCGAAGTTATTACAACCAAGCAACAAGAGGCATTGGAACAGTTGGTGTCAAAAGAAGGAGAGCCTTATGAGAGGGCTTTGTTAACACGTCTGAAAAACATATCCCAATCAATGCAGCCCGCTAAAATCAAACAGGACATGCGCAATTTTTTAATTATAAAAAAACTTCATCGAGAACTAATATCTGTAATAGAGAAACTGGCTTTATCTTCTGAGGCGATTAAATATTATGCGGGTTGGGTAAACAAGGCGAAAACAACACAACTTGCTGAGATGGCTGATACCCATAAGAGAAATCTGTATTTAATAGCATTTATTGACTATTGGTATAGGCTTTGGCAGGATAATCTTGTTGATATTTTGTTAAAATCAGTTCAACAACACTTAAATAAGGCGGCTCGTGAAGTTGATTTATTAATTAAGGACAGGTTGCCTGAAAAAAACAGACTGGCCAAATCAGTCATCACTGGTTTTAATAATGCCAAAGATACCTTAGATAAAGTTCAACGAGTCGTTCATGATATTAATTTAAATAATGATGAAAAGGTTAGGGAACTCAATAATATTCTACCTAAAGAAAATCATTCATTTTCTCAGGTCGAACTGGATGCGAAGGAATTACAGCTTCAGATGGAAAATGAGAAAAAATGCAATGATGAATTTAATGTGCTGAGTAACTTGTCCAGGAAGCTACAAAATCGTGTTGCCGAAATTATAAAGCATCTAAGCTTTGAGTATGAGGATAATGCAAAAGCGATTTTTCAGGCAATTGAGTTCTATCAAAACAATAAAACAATAACTGCTACTGCACCAAATGAATTTTTAGATGATCATGAGTACCAGGCTATTCATCGTGATGGGAAGTTTAACATATCGCTTTATAAAGCCATCTTGTTTTGCAAAGTTGCTCAAGCTATAAAATGTGGCCAGATAAGTTTGAATTATTCGCTCCGTTATTTGTCTATTGATTCTTACTTGCTTGATGAACAGTATTGGCATAAACATAAAACCCATTTGTTAGAAAAACTTGGACTTACCGAGTTTAGTGATGCCGAAAAAGTACTTTCTTTATTGCGAAGCACGCTGGATAAACAATTTTTTGATGTGAACCAACGTATTGTTCAAGGAGTCAATAATTATATAACAATTCGCAAAGATGGCGGGTTTTCGGTCTACACGCCAGCGGTGGAAAAACCCAAGTATGACTCTATTACAAGTATTATTGGCGAAGGTAAATATATTCCCATTTTACAAATGATGGCGCAAATGAATGCATTAACCAAATTCACAGCCTGTTTTAAACACCACAAAATTACCGGCTCGAAAACACCACCAGAAAATGAAATCTTTTATGCAGGTATCTTTGGCTTAGGAAGCAACATCGGGCTTCATAAACTTAGCCATACAGCTATTGGTATTAATTATAATACTCTGTCTCATGCTGTTAACTGGTATTTTTCCTTAGATAACCTTCATGCCGTTAATCAATCACTTGTGGATCTGATGAGTAAATTATGGTTGCCTCAGAAATTTAAGAGAGAGCGAGACTTGTTGCACACATCCAGTGATGGCAAAAAGCAATGCGTATCAGCAGAGTCACTGAATACCAACTTTTCCTATAAGTACTTTGGCAATGGAAAAGGAGCCAGTGTTTACCGTTTTATCGATGAGCGTGGCATCTTATTTTATTCAACGGTATTTACCAGCAGTGAACGTGATGCTGCTTATGTGATCGATGGTTTGTTGCACAATGATGCGGTTTCATCCGACATGCACTCTACAGACACACATGGCTACACTGAAAAAGTGTTTGCTATATCACACCTACTCAGTGTGACTTTTGCGCCACGACTTAAAGATATTGCTTCACAAAAGCTGGTCAGCTTTGGAAAACTAAAAAATATATTAGAAAGTAAGGAGTATCCCATATTACCCACTTACTATGTTAATGAGAGTAAAATTAAACGATATTGGGATAACATATTAAGGTTGATTGCAACAATAAAACTACGGGAACACCGTGCCTCAACAATTCTAAAAAGATTAAGCGAATACTCAAATCAACATCCACTGGAAGAATCCCTTAAAGATTTTGGCCGTATCATCAAATCAATCTTTATCCTGAAATATATAGACGATGTGCAATGGCGGCAGGCTATTGAAAAACAATTAAACAAGGGCGAGTTAGCCAATAAATTTTCTGATGCCATATCTTTTGCTGATCCGAATATTTTAGAACCCTTAAAAGAAGATCAGGAAATTACGGTTATGTGCAAAACAATTATCCAAAACATTATTATTTTATGGAACTATATCGAGTTAACCAAAGTAGTGATGCAAGTAGAAAATGATGAGAGGAATATTCTTCTTGAAAATATTACCAATGCATCTATTTTGACCTGGCAACATGTCAATCTGCACGGTACATATGATTTTAGTAACCTGTTTAGTTCAAATGATTCTGAATTTATATTGGATGAGGTAATTAATTTTAGGGCAGCTTAAGTGAATTACATTAATATGGGACATAAATATGCCAACAGTTTTAAGGATTAGAGGTTACCGGTTTTTCTTCTATAGTCTTGAGGGATCGGAACCCCCTCATATTCATATTGAACATGGGGATAAGGTGGGAAAATTTTGGCTTGAACCTGTAAGCCTGGCCAGCTCATATGGGTTTAGAAGCCATGAGCTAGGAAAACTTAGGCTCTTGGTTATTGAACATAAAGAATTATTTTTGGAGAAATGGTATGAATACTTTAGCTATTAAATTTGATGATCACGCGGTTGATGTAAGTTTTACAAAAACTTCATTACACTTTGTATTGGCAGATGGTCGAGAAATTTCAGCACCTCTTGAATGGTTTCCACGTCTTAGAGATGCAACGGATGATGAACGTAAAAATTGGCGGTTTATTGGTAATGGTCTTGGAGTGCATTGGTCAAAGATTGATGAAGATGTCTCTGTTAAGGCTTTAATGAAGGGAACTGATTAATTAATATATCGACTTTTATGCTTTTTTGCGCTTTAATAATTATGCGATTAGTTATAAGGGTCAGTTTGTGTTGATAATACTGGTCCTATATTGTTTTATTAAGTTGATTTTAATCAAGATAAATTTCAAGAACAGATGCAAATTTGTTTTTAATTTAAACAGAATCGCTCTCTCAGTTCGCATTTGCCCCGTTTCTGTAATTTAACCCACATTTACATGGCCTGAGCTTGAGCTTATTTTAACTTTCCAGATTATTGTTTAAGCGGACTAAAAAATGATTAAATAACACGCACTCATCTCATCAAATCCGTGTAAACGCTTAATTAACCCCACTCTTCTCAGGCATTTCCAAAGCAGGTAAGCTGCGCATGTTTTCAAGTTCGGAAGGGTTTACATGAAAGGGCAGCAAAGCTTCGAGCTGTTCGATGGTTTCAGCATATTGGATGTTGGTCAGTGCGTATTTCAACCATGCGAAAGCATCAACCTGGTGTTGCTTACAGGTTTCGATGAGGGAATAGAGGATAGCACCTGCTTTGGCGCCCGTTTCGTTGCCATGAAAGAGCCAGTTTTTTCGTCCGATGACGAAAGGTTTAATGGAGCGCTCTGTTCGGTTGTTATCTATTTCGAGACGGCCATCGTCAAGGTATCGTTTGAGCGCAACCCAGTGCGTCAACAGGTAATGAACGGCTTTGCCCAATGGGCTTTTCGGTGGGATATTGATTTTTTTATCTTCAACAAAGTCTTTGAGTTCATCAAGAATAGGTTTGGCCTCTTTTTGTCTTGCCTGATAAATATCGTCTGGTGCAGCCTTTGCCTCTTTGAGGGAAGCTTCCAGCTGATAAAGCTCGGTAAAATAGGTCAAGACTTTATGGGCAATGCCTTTTTTCTTGCCGGCAAGTTTGACCACATCGACAAAATACCTTCTGGCGTGCGCCATACAGGCAACATGGGTAACATGGTCTTCTTTGTCTAAAGCGACATAACCACCATAACAGTCAGCATGCAGGTAGCCGCTGAAGTCGGAAAAGAAATCAGCCGGTATCTGGTGAGTGCGTGACGGATGGTACTGATAAACATAACAGCGTTTATCCGGTGGACCGCCAATGAATAGCCACATATAGGATTTTGATGTTGGCGGTTTGTTTTTCTGCTTGAGCACCTGCACGGGTGTTTCATCCGCATAAGCGATGTCATAATCGTGAATGGCCGCAACCATGAGTTTAACCAGCGGCGTTAATAAATCAGCGGCTTTTACCACCCAGTTGCAAAGCGTTGCTCTGGTAACGGGAATGCCCGCTTCTTTAAACATCGCCTCCTGGCGATAAAGCGGCATGTGGCGGTTAAACTTGGCATCAATCACTGCTGCCAGTAAACCAGACGATGCAATGCTTTGTGGAATAGGTTGTTTCGGCAGTTTGGCCGTTTGAATGGTTTCTTCACATGTCTTGCAAGCGTATTTTTTACGAACATGAACCACACGGAAGGTCATTTGCGGTACAACATCCAGTTGTTCTGAGATGTCGTCACCAATATGAGTTAACTCACAACCACAGTCGCAATGTTTTTCTTCATCGCTTAAGTCATGAATCTGCTCAACATAGGGTAATGACTTGGGCAGTGCTTTGCGGCCTGTGCCTTTTTTAGCACGGGTATAGGTAATGGTTTCAGTTTGAGAAGGCTCAACAGTCGATTCATCCTGTTCACTGGATGGCTCTGCTTCGTCAAATTGCAATGCCATTTGTTCCGGCACGACACCTTTTTCGCTTTTGCGGCCAAAGCGTGCATTACGGAATAAGTGCAGCTGGTGGCGAAGCGTTTCGATAGTGCTTTCCTGCTGAGCCAACAATGCCAACAAACGCGCATTTTCTTCGCGTAATTGCTCTACTGTTAAGTCAGATTGTTGTTTCATCGTTGGTATTATTTGTGTTGTTTTAATGGGCACTATTATACCAAAATAAGCATGCAATGTAACGGTTTAATTTAATAAAATCATGAAGTTAACTTAAAAATAATGCTTGAAATCAAGCATGGGAAATTCAGACATCAACTTAAATTCAAGCCCCGCCAACAACCAGTCCAACTGTTGGTGAGTAATGGCTTCAAGCTGGGTTGACGTCTTCTCCATCTTAAATTTTCCACGCTCTAAGCGCTTGTGATAAAGCACAAAACCATTCTTATCCCAAAACAAACACTTAACCCTGTCACGGCTACGATTATAAAAAACGTAAACAGAACCATCGTTCGCCGGCGATTCAAATTCCTCAATCACCATGGCAGCCAAGCCATTAATGGCTTTTCTGAAATCAACAGGTGTTGTTGCAACATAAATCGCTGTCGTTTCCGGTAAGCGCAACATTATAACGCCCCTGCAAACGTTAAAACTTCACGTAAAATGACTTTGTCGGTCTGACCGCTGATTCCAAGGCGTACACCATTTGGCAACATTAACTGAATGGCCGGCTCATAGGGCGTGTTTGCCGAAGTAGGTTCAACAGCTGACTTAACCGCTAGAAAATGAGGGGATGTTCTCTGCGCTTTTGAAGCTTTAGGACGAAGACGTCCTCGCCAATAACAAAACGCTGAATGACTTATGCCTTGCTGTTCACAGTAAACAGCTTGGGTTAAACCACTGACTTCCCATGAGTCATTATGAGATTGCCAAAATTCGCGTCGTGATCTTTTCGGATTGTCTGTCATGCTGATTTTCTCCGTTGTTAAAAATAAACGGAGTATCAAGGTTGGGAAGGAACTTTGCTAGGTGAGGTTAATTAAGCGCTTACAAATCCGTTCAGTATTTTTCAAAATAGGAACTAAAATGTTATGCAAAAAAAATTTGCAGGAATTAACGTGGAAACGCTGGTGTTGGTTGCTGCTTGGAAAAATCCTTTTGTTTTTCAAGGATGTTTTAAAATTACTGAGTTACACAGGGATAACACTGCTCTATTTTTCTTCCGATGTAAATCCAGACATATCAACCAAACTGATATTCTTCAGCATGCTTTTTCTCCTGATAAATATGAATTTACCCATTTATATAATGAATCTGGTCTTATTCAGCTAAACATTTTGTATCAAGCGCAAGAAAATAGCTTATATTTATTGAAATATGCCTTGCATATAACTTTAGGAGAAATGCTATCTAGTAGAAAAGTACATTTTACCTCGATAGATGATATGGCCATGCAAGCTCTAATTAATAAAGTTAAACCTATTCTGAATAGAGAGTGTAATACCTTACCGGAAGAGAATCATATCGGATTTGCCGTTGCCATGGATTTTTGCCCAAAAGATGAAATGGCCTTATTTGCAGCATTAGGCTTACTTGAAAAATTAAAAAATCAAGACACAAAAATCATATAAGCTTACTAAAGGCGGTCGTCATGAGATTATTTGGCTGCAAATTGCGGATTATTTGATCAAATTGTTAAGTCTGCGCAATAATTTTTACGTCAGGTCGCAAGTTCCTGTATTTCAATTTAAGTCAACTGATAATTTTTCAACATAACGGTGATAGTTATCGCTTTATCTGGTGTCATATATTCTTGCAGGGTTTGGTAGCCTTGACTCATATGAATTTTTTTTGAGCGATCCGAACCTGTTTCCAGATAGCAATCCACTCCTAATTGCTCAGCAATTGAAAATGTTTTTTTCATAAGGGTTGAGCCAAAACCTTGTCCTTGAAGTTCCGGCTTGGTCCCTAAGAACCAGCAATAAATAAAAGGGTGAATTTTCATTTGTTCTTTTTTTATTTTTTGAGATGTATTAGAGATAAACATGAGTCGTCTAAAAGACTCTTTACCCATGAGTTTTGGGGTTTTGAGCATTCCGGAACGAAAGAAACGCCAAAATGAATTTTGCAAATCACCTGGTTTGAGCCGCAAGGCTACTGATTCAAAATGCTCAGTTCGCCAGGCCCATCCATACAATATAGAATATTTAACCCATGTTTCTATAACGGCCAGCGCGTTTTTATAGTAATTTTCTTCCGTTATAAAAACCCAGCGCATGAAAGGATCGTGCTGAAAAGCCTGAAACAACGTAAAGGCAGCATCTCTTATTTCATTTTTTTGTACCGCATAGACTTTGTTTTCTTTCATTAAAGAAGTTCCTGAGTAAAATATGAATGATGGGTTTTATTATAGTGAATACTATTTTAAGTGATAAATTGCTAAAAATAAAAAATAAAATCTATAATCTCAGGTGTATAAAAGCCTCAGAATAAAATTAATAAAAAGGTAATCATTATGAAAAAAGGCCGTATTCTTGAAGCAACACAATATTATGAGGGATTTAATCAGTTTTCCGTTTATAATATCGAAGCTCCGAGCCTTAATCCGCAAAAAAATTATATTCATTTGAATAAAAGAGAAATACTGCATTGTTCTGACTCTGTTATTGTATTGATTTATGCTTCTGAAATAGACAGCTTTGTTTTTTGCCAACAATTTCGTTCAGGAATATTTTTCAATCCATCAGAAGATGATCCCTTTCCGCTTGAGTGCGTAGCAGGTTCAATAGAAAAAAACCACAGCCCGGAAGAAACGGCTTATCAAGAGGTACGCGAAGAAGCAGGCCTTGAGGTCGGGCATTTAAGAGAAATTATGGTGGCTTATACAAGCCCCGGTATTATTACTGAAAAAACGCATATCTTTTATGTCACTGTAAAAGAAGTACCACAAAGTCAATTAGGTGGCTTAGAAAGTGAGGGTGAAGAGATCCTGACTCATGTAATTAAAAGAGAAGACGTGTATCAAATGATGGATAACATGAAGATTAACGATGTTAAGACATTATTAGCATTAAACTGGTTTCGCCGTGAATTTAGCTAATCCATTTAATAGTAGTTAAGTTATTTTTAGTATATTATTTTGAATAACAGGAGATAGGAGAGACATTATGCAGATTCAAATCAATACGGATAACAATGTTGAAGGACATGAGCAATTGGCAGAGAAAGTCAAAAACGAAATTAATAAAAAACTGGACAGGTTCAGTAATTATCTTACACGTATTGAAGTTCATCTTGGAGATGAAAACAGCCAAAAATCAGGTCAATACGACAAGAGATGCCTGCTTGAGGCCCGCCTCAAACACCATCAACCCATTGTGGTCAGTGATAATGCATCTACAGTTATGCAGGCAACTACCGGAGCCGTTAAAAAATTAAAACATGCACTAAAAAATACCATTGGACGTCTAAGCGACATTTGATCTTTTTCGTTTTCATATCAAGATGTGGTTTTAATTTCATGACACGAAATAGCCGCCTGCGGCAAAGATGAAATAGAGCAAAACCAGAAATCCACCCATCCATCTTGATATCTGTTGTCTAAAGACAAAAAAAGATACAACCATCATGGTCAGCAAACATAGAGGCAAGTAGAAATATAATGTTGAGCGGTCAACCGCAACAGGTCGTATCATGGCAATGATACCTGCATTAAATAAAAAAAAC contains:
- a CDS encoding protein kinase domain-containing protein, coding for MPKKNKDALLNFKDQLRKFSPSTKWPKKYLSRGGLNLIRLYRTPEKIRVIRSSIEDRERTQAVQWLYENSDLARKNNILADYYYLKNQAAIQKQFSGDLSDFVKSDKLDSTRDYKRIFYSIAYQLCTAIEFLHSHNIAHQDIKLYNILYLMKNEDIQIALADLDGCSYFDANGVLLNGKPLQYTDAYFLGNECSVKNDIYAAYLTLLELYFKSPIHEAIKNYFPEFPGAAVYSWIVNERERWVDGKYSELSVDRDAKKFFDAFKQGDLSEAKQLAKNHLKSQTPSIKKNRSYFFCEHTSNYPKYLDIYTNRTKNFLIGAIVLYQSINNNNISFKTLSNYYKSFCLAFKYVEDKPNNSKSLVDMCRTLKNSVKTSLINKFDDQMYLDTFNDIELNMDDGGEQNKI
- a CDS encoding ankyrin repeat domain-containing protein, whose translation is MKRYKFNAEGYRYYIDSEIELSEQELCKIQKIISSFPHASKSRESIKQFLEFSPDETPKYILAITANAFDCCGNTMLGVACEYGYSVNAVQKLINMGANVDMPDHNMNKLALHWAINNKKSFRDKGSVEAVEVVRCLLKNGAKTDIRCYQNETLLEYAKSRGFTAAANLIESHSNKQPENKSKIGCSDLAFFFTNTTKEKETYCGFKPGFLLNDNF
- a CDS encoding tyrosine-type recombinase/integrase, which encodes MAKNTQIETYINYQKSTDKSPLTLASYQSDLFQFVIWFESVNKTDMRLTNITPTDARQYKQHLIDSGLKAPTINRRLLSLKYFLEWGWKTKKIKYRFPFPKTVKQSQAMPKWLNRNQQNQLMRHAEQFGSKRDAAIVRILLNTGLRVSELCNLKWNDISLSERKGRLSINAGKGCKYREVPLNKDARIAFQDLGYAQHAGSNEYIFNGQRGVLSPRGIQLMLKRLHTPEDLGMISPHQLRHTFCKNLIDAGISLEKVASLAGHERLDTTKLYCQPSFSDLSEAVERIGEIE
- a CDS encoding Tn3 family transposase; translation: MRLIEVLPNYEAKRFDKPPVLTQDERKSCFQVDLSISSMFDKTKQDINKLGLLLQYGYFKVTGKFFTAKTFKSADIKVAAKIIGITPPKDFIHQYGDRTRQKHRLFILENTGFLPFNNKIDFFEEAIIDMVDKQMHPRKLFYALVEQLRQKKIELPSYDRIARTITDKLHAFEARVTKNIAEVITTKQQEALEQLVSKEGEPYERALLTRLKNISQSMQPAKIKQDMRNFLIIKKLHRELISVIEKLALSSEAIKYYAGWVNKAKTTQLAEMADTHKRNLYLIAFIDYWYRLWQDNLVDILLKSVQQHLNKAAREVDLLIKDRLPEKNRLAKSVITGFNNAKDTLDKVQRVVHDINLNNDEKVRELNNILPKENHSFSQVELDAKELQLQMENEKKCNDEFNVLSNLSRKLQNRVAEIIKHLSFEYEDNAKAIFQAIEFYQNNKTITATAPNEFLDDHEYQAIHRDGKFNISLYKAILFCKVAQAIKCGQISLNYSLRYLSIDSYLLDEQYWHKHKTHLLEKLGLTEFSDAEKVLSLLRSTLDKQFFDVNQRIVQGVNNYITIRKDGGFSVYTPAVEKPKYDSITSIIGEGKYIPILQMMAQMNALTKFTACFKHHKITGSKTPPENEIFYAGIFGLGSNIGLHKLSHTAIGINYNTLSHAVNWYFSLDNLHAVNQSLVDLMSKLWLPQKFKRERDLLHTSSDGKKQCVSAESLNTNFSYKYFGNGKGASVYRFIDERGILFYSTVFTSSERDAAYVIDGLLHNDAVSSDMHSTDTHGYTEKVFAISHLLSVTFAPRLKDIASQKLVSFGKLKNILESKEYPILPTYYVNESKIKRYWDNILRLIATIKLREHRASTILKRLSEYSNQHPLEESLKDFGRIIKSIFILKYIDDVQWRQAIEKQLNKGELANKFSDAISFADPNILEPLKEDQEITVMCKTIIQNIIILWNYIELTKVVMQVENDERNILLENITNASILTWQHVNLHGTYDFSNLFSSNDSEFILDEVINFRAA
- a CDS encoding DUF4160 domain-containing protein encodes the protein MPTVLRIRGYRFFFYSLEGSEPPHIHIEHGDKVGKFWLEPVSLASSYGFRSHELGKLRLLVIEHKELFLEKWYEYFSY
- a CDS encoding DUF2442 domain-containing protein, with protein sequence MNTLAIKFDDHAVDVSFTKTSLHFVLADGREISAPLEWFPRLRDATDDERKNWRFIGNGLGVHWSKIDEDVSVKALMKGTD
- the tnpC gene encoding IS66 family transposase, producing the protein MKQQSDLTVEQLREENARLLALLAQQESTIETLRHQLHLFRNARFGRKSEKGVVPEQMALQFDEAEPSSEQDESTVEPSQTETITYTRAKKGTGRKALPKSLPYVEQIHDLSDEEKHCDCGCELTHIGDDISEQLDVVPQMTFRVVHVRKKYACKTCEETIQTAKLPKQPIPQSIASSGLLAAVIDAKFNRHMPLYRQEAMFKEAGIPVTRATLCNWVVKAADLLTPLVKLMVAAIHDYDIAYADETPVQVLKQKNKPPTSKSYMWLFIGGPPDKRCYVYQYHPSRTHQIPADFFSDFSGYLHADCYGGYVALDKEDHVTHVACMAHARRYFVDVVKLAGKKKGIAHKVLTYFTELYQLEASLKEAKAAPDDIYQARQKEAKPILDELKDFVEDKKINIPPKSPLGKAVHYLLTHWVALKRYLDDGRLEIDNNRTERSIKPFVIGRKNWLFHGNETGAKAGAILYSLIETCKQHQVDAFAWLKYALTNIQYAETIEQLEALLPFHVNPSELENMRSLPALEMPEKSGVN
- the tnpB gene encoding IS66 family insertion sequence element accessory protein TnpB (TnpB, as the term is used for proteins encoded by IS66 family insertion elements, is considered an accessory protein, since TnpC, encoded by a neighboring gene, is a DDE family transposase.), whose protein sequence is MLRLPETTAIYVATTPVDFRKAINGLAAMVIEEFESPANDGSVYVFYNRSRDRVKCLFWDKNGFVLYHKRLERGKFKMEKTSTQLEAITHQQLDWLLAGLEFKLMSEFPMLDFKHYF
- the tnpA gene encoding IS66 family insertion sequence element accessory protein TnpA, yielding MTDNPKRSRREFWQSHNDSWEVSGLTQAVYCEQQGISHSAFCYWRGRLRPKASKAQRTSPHFLAVKSAVEPTSANTPYEPAIQLMLPNGVRLGISGQTDKVILREVLTFAGAL